Part of the Paenibacillus terrae HPL-003 genome is shown below.
GGCAACTGGTCTATTGCTCCTTTCGGTGAGGCAAAGGTTACCTTCGAATCCTCACCTGATGCTAAAGACGTGCTTGCCGGAAACCAGCAAATTTCATTCCTCGGTAGCGCGGCTGACGGCTTTGCTAAATATAGTCTTAAAGCTGGCGCGAAGCCCAATGCAGCAACGACTCCTGTAAAGGAAACCGTGGCTCCGGCGAAAGCAACGGCGAAGCCAGCCGTAAAAGCAACCAAACCTGCGGTAGCTAAACCAGCTAAAACAACCAAACCGAAGGCTTCCAAATAAGCTTCTCAAATGTAATGTGTAAAACGGGATTTATATCTTTCAAAGGGAGTGTCAACAGCTATTACTAGATGTTGACACTCCCTTAATTTTAAGGATTTAGGTAATGAAGTGATTTGGTGAAGAGGGGACTGAACGTGTATTTGAAATGGGACAAAACTTATATTTCCCTTAAGTAGCTCTTTTATAAATGCGTGTTACATTATGCTTAGATCGTCTTGTTGTACGTCGTCGGCGTTGGTGTAATAATCGTTTCTCTTTAAATCTTGATTTTTCTTCGCGTTCATATCTATGCCGAGCTATAATCGAAACAGTGTGGCTTGGTGGAGCAGCCTGCTTGTTCGTAGGATTAGCCGATGTTGACTAAAAATGATTCTGGATAATACCACTTGCCATGCCATTCTTTTTGTAATCCAAGTTGGATGTATGCATTGTCTGGTGAATGCAAATCATAGATAAAGAACTCGCATGATAAAGCGCTTGTAGTACTTGGAACATACTTGATCATCAAAGAACTTGTATTCATTAGACGAGGTAAAAAATAAAAATGAAGCATTTTATCTTTCATAGGATTCAGATTGACACCTAAGTTACGTATACTGGCTTTATTTAATACTCCTTTAAAGATGTTATTTAGACCTCGCATACCTTTGTATTCTTTTAACTGTCTTCCACGTAGAGTCCGTTGTTGCTTTGCAGTCTTTTCAATGCCAACCAAGTGACAAAATTTATTTAAGTCAAACTTTAGCGTAATTGTTTCCCCCGTACTTAAGATAAATTCAAATGTGTAGGGATAAAGTTCTTTATAAAATAGCTCTCGCAGAACTGGTAAGTCAATGTCTGCGAAATTTGGTTTTTTATTTAAGCTGAGTAGCGTTGTCAAATCAAGCATTTATTTTTCCTTGTCCTTTAATATGTATAGTTGTGATGTCACAAAAAAAGCTCTGATGTATCCCATCAGAGCTTGCATATTTAAAGAATGGCGGCACATTTTGGATGAACAAGGTATTTATAAGACCCGCCCGTCGGGTACCAGACGCCACCAATGTCCGGCTCGGTTTCGGAAGAAACACGACTACGTATTAATATCTACATTATAACGTAAAATATCCTCTTTGCCAACGGAGAGTTGTTCTAAAAAATAAAATAGGCAGAGATTATATCCCAGAAAAATTATTTCAAGTTTAATCAATGATGTGATTAATTTTTAAACACTCCTTAATATTAGTTCAAAAGACTTTATTTTTTGTCGAATACACACTTAAGTCCTAGGTTGTAGCCGAAAATAACCTTATTTTTTGTAAAAAAACGTAATTACATAGTACTTTTGTTCTAGTTATTTGTGATATAATGGTGAAAAAACCGGAAAATTGTTCCGAGGAGGACCATTATGACTTGCAGCAATTGCAGCATCATATCACCTATTAAGGACCAGGGATTGCTGAAAATCAGGCATTCTAGGGTGTCGCTTACTCAAGTGATGGATAACTTGGGTATGCTGTCGGAACAAATGAAACAGGAACAAGGACGCGAGGACGGCATTGCGTTTCGCTATGACAGTCCTGCGGAGCTGGAGCAATGGATGGACAGACTGGCTCTTTTGCCGAAGGAATGGTTGTTACATATGGAGGTTGTGGTGACCGGAACGTTTCATGTCGAAGGGTATGAGGATTGGCTTCCATTCAGCCAACTGCAAGCCCGAATCAAGCATCCGAATGTCATGGACATTATTGCGGATCAGAGCTTTTCCAGTCATATGCAGCCTATTGTTGACCACAAGCTGAATGTTATCGGGTTTGAGTTTTTGCTGCGTCCGTCACATCCGCAGAGACTTTTTCAGCCCTTTCGGCTGTTTGAAATTGCCCGTGAAGCTGGCTTGCATGCTCATCTGGATCGGTCAGCCCGTATTTCTGCGATTGAAAAAAGTGCAACATGTCTTCCGGCGGGAATTAAACGTTTTATTAACTTTCTTCCTTCCACCATTTATAATCCGGCTTATTGCTTGAACCACACCTTTGAGACGATTGATCGGTTATCCATGAACACGGAGGATTTTGTATTTGAAGTTGTAGAGACGGAAGAAATAAACGATCTGAATTTTTTGCATCATATTTTTGAGCAATATCGCAAACGTGGAGTTTCAGTGGCACTGGACGATGTGGGGGCAGGTTATTCTACGACAGAGCTGATGAACTGTCTCCAGCCGGATTATGTCAAAATTGATCGCA
Proteins encoded:
- a CDS encoding PBECR4 domain-containing protein, which encodes MLDLTTLLSLNKKPNFADIDLPVLRELFYKELYPYTFEFILSTGETITLKFDLNKFCHLVGIEKTAKQQRTLRGRQLKEYKGMRGLNNIFKGVLNKASIRNLGVNLNPMKDKMLHFYFLPRLMNTSSLMIKYVPSTTSALSCEFFIYDLHSPDNAYIQLGLQKEWHGKWYYPESFLVNIG
- a CDS encoding EAL domain-containing protein gives rise to the protein MTCSNCSIISPIKDQGLLKIRHSRVSLTQVMDNLGMLSEQMKQEQGREDGIAFRYDSPAELEQWMDRLALLPKEWLLHMEVVVTGTFHVEGYEDWLPFSQLQARIKHPNVMDIIADQSFSSHMQPIVDHKLNVIGFEFLLRPSHPQRLFQPFRLFEIAREAGLHAHLDRSARISAIEKSATCLPAGIKRFINFLPSTIYNPAYCLNHTFETIDRLSMNTEDFVFEVVETEEINDLNFLHHIFEQYRKRGVSVALDDVGAGYSTTELMNCLQPDYVKIDRSLIDGCYRNSDQKRQITGIVESASRFGGQVLAEGVEQMEDFEFCRGAGVSLAQGYLFGKPEPSPPPNFMLSSVI